Proteins from a single region of Streptomyces glaucescens:
- a CDS encoding thioesterase domain-containing protein, producing the protein MSRPDTAPRPARPPRRPPPPRPLLTPLRPAAGPAARPVVAVHPGALPASAWADLAARLPEDTAPYLCDLGTVSEYVTAALDPAAPVVGVRELAARCLAELTAAGLTERPFALVGWSFGGVVGYEIAARLDAEGRGGTLRELAVLDSIAPVAAFQRPDDALGTALLLDWFAMYLGARRGRRLVTGATAIRDLDALLDAAVAQGVLPAGTEPAGLRKLYTAFHAGLVRNNRCTAGYLPAPLDRAVTVAKPERSLLPASPDLGWSELSGRPLRLRHVPGDHYTMLGEPATGTALADLLAAPPRPVAPGTAVRPGG; encoded by the coding sequence ATGTCGCGGCCTGACACCGCCCCCAGACCCGCCAGGCCCCCGCGCAGGCCGCCGCCGCCCAGGCCGCTGCTGACCCCGCTGCGCCCGGCGGCCGGACCGGCGGCCCGCCCGGTCGTCGCCGTCCACCCGGGCGCCCTGCCGGCCTCGGCGTGGGCGGACCTCGCGGCCCGGCTGCCCGAGGACACCGCACCGTACCTGTGCGACCTGGGGACCGTCTCCGAGTACGTCACCGCCGCCCTGGACCCGGCGGCGCCCGTCGTCGGCGTCCGCGAGCTGGCCGCGCGCTGCCTCGCCGAACTGACCGCCGCCGGACTCACCGAACGTCCCTTCGCCCTGGTCGGCTGGTCCTTCGGCGGGGTCGTCGGCTACGAGATCGCCGCCCGGCTCGATGCCGAGGGCCGCGGCGGCACCCTGCGGGAGCTGGCCGTCCTCGACTCCATCGCGCCCGTCGCCGCCTTCCAGCGGCCCGACGACGCGCTCGGCACGGCCCTGCTGCTCGACTGGTTCGCGATGTACCTGGGCGCCCGCCGCGGACGCCGCCTGGTCACCGGCGCCACCGCCATCCGGGACCTGGACGCCCTGCTGGACGCGGCCGTCGCACAGGGCGTGCTGCCCGCGGGCACCGAACCGGCCGGGCTGCGCAAGCTGTACACCGCGTTCCACGCCGGACTCGTCCGCAACAACCGCTGCACCGCCGGCTATCTGCCGGCCCCGCTCGACCGGGCCGTCACCGTCGCCAAACCGGAGCGGTCGCTGCTGCCCGCCAGCCCCGACCTCGGCTGGAGCGAGCTGAGCGGGCGCCCCCTGCGGCTGCGGCACGTGCCCGGCGACCACTACACGATGCTCGGCGAACCGGCGACCGGCACCGCCCTCGCCGACCTGCTCGCCGCACCCCCGCGGCCCGTCGCACCCGGCACGGCGGTCCGCCCCGGCGGCTGA
- a CDS encoding acyl carrier protein: MQRVTAEEARAWLVEKLAVRLGVEQQQIDVERYFDEFDLDSTEALILAGELEKWLGFELEATALWYHPTIAALSEHIAEESARHVAA; this comes from the coding sequence ATGCAGCGTGTCACCGCCGAAGAGGCCCGGGCCTGGCTCGTCGAGAAGCTCGCCGTGCGGCTCGGGGTGGAGCAGCAGCAGATCGACGTCGAGCGGTACTTCGACGAGTTCGACCTGGACTCCACGGAGGCGCTGATCCTCGCGGGCGAACTGGAGAAGTGGCTCGGCTTCGAACTGGAGGCCACCGCGCTCTGGTACCACCCGACCATCGCCGCGCTGTCCGAGCACATCGCGGAGGAGAGCGCCCGGCATGTCGCGGCCTGA
- a CDS encoding type I polyketide synthase — protein sequence MRYPRLAETPIAIVGLAGLFPKSRDLRAFWHNIVDAADCIEDVPASHWNTGDYYDPDPAAEDKTYVRRGGFLPEIAFNPMEFGLPPNTLEVTDILQLLSLTVARDVLRDAGTDRAGWYDASRTGVVLGVTGANSLTQPLSARLQTPVLKEVVRSAGLSEQDAEEIAERFKKAYIPWEENSFPGMLGNVVAGRIANRFDLGGINCTVDAACASSLAAVKLAVSELIEGRADLMITGGCDAENTILMYLCFSKTPAFSKSQLIRPFDESADGTLIGEGIGMLALKRLADAERDGDRVYAVLRGIGTSSDGRYKSIYAPRAEGQQLALRRAYEDADVPVGSVELFEAHGTGTAVGDHTELSALSAVVSAGTDDHGYAAIGSVKSQIGHTKAAAGAASLIKLSLALHQKVLPPTINVEQPSAAVDPASTPFYVNTEARPWIADPARAKRRAAVSSFGFGGTNFHMVLEEHAPARGGDAPVLGPVVRWGLWHAAGPEALAARVENGAGPDEGPIPEQHARLGIAARTDAEFEELRATAVELLRARPDAASWQHPKGITYRRTALPAGTRTAAVFAGQGSQYVGMGRGAALALPPVRAAFDRANRLTEGPDTLARTVFPPPAFTDEARRAQETALRRTDYAQPAIGALASGQYAWLRGLGFRPDGAIGHSFGELTALWAAGALDDEQFATLARARGRAMAPPDDAPAGFDPGAMAAIRASLTEVQGLVATYRNVAICNINAPGQIVVGGPTEEIERLVADASGRRIGAKRLPVSAAFHTGFVAHAADAFREAVERTALGAPAIPVYANAPGSSYGTDAAANRRTLVDQLLHPVDFVAGIERMYADGFRVFVEFGPRRVLTDLVDRILEGRTDVVTLAVDGGPAKDGELAIKRAALELAVLGLPLTGLDDHVAPVPAEPVRKGMSIPLRGVNYVTQERRTAYRDALARPLTPVSAPPGQESGAGTGLETVLREGLALQAEILTAHADTVHASVRALEDSVRAGAHPDTEAAVRLIREHGAAIGAAHDRSTRLLLDALRGEGEPAAEPGIEPEPQPQPVTAPDHEPETLVAPEPEPVTLVVPEPEPEVAAPAVAVSGVLEALLAAVAEKTGYPVEMLEPGMDVEADLGIDSIKRVQILGALQEAYPVSEDVDPEVVAELRTLEDIAGFLASSVTVTAGTAVAPEAEPQPEPEPGVAAPAVAVSGVLEALLAAVAEKTGYPVEMLEPGMDVEADLGIDSIKRVQILGALQEAYPVSEDVDPEVVAELRTLEDIAGFLASSVTVTAGTAVASKAEPQPEPEPGVAAPAVAVSGVLEALLAAVAEKTGYPVEMLEPGMDVEADLGIDSIKRVQILGALQEAYPVSEDVDPEVVAELRTLEDIAGFLASSVTVTAGTAAAPAPLTVAYPAAPGIGRTYAETVELPPPHTLVGAYADARTAVLVHDGSILTRALAGALRGDGWRVEVVALPGSDPVVPEADAVRQLGSWEETELAGALVSGRADLVVQMAAAAGPEWTEGARRLEHGLLVAKHALPALGSAARQGGRAAFVAVTRLDGAGGLRGGGDGSPLLGGIGGLVKTLAVEAPELFTRTVDFAPDLAPTTAGARFLEEIADLSPTPADVAHDPSGRRTIAPSAEPAPPRATAVPELTTGDLLVVTGGARGITADCLHALVSTRPVGLLLLGRSRPAPEPEWAAGQEGPALRGLIARRMAEGGRRPLPREVEATYREITAGREITANLGRLTAAGARVEYLSVDITDAAAVRRELTPYAGRVTGVVHGAGVLADRLIAQKTPEEIRRVLATKLLGLGNVLDVLRGVADLRHLVLFSSVAGFFGNRGQSDYAMANEALNRIAARLKRELPSARVTAVNWGAWDGGMVTDDLREVFASRGVALVPAATGAGLFAEQFTAPHAHDTVVVAGPLTPLSAPPRPRTGGPLVVDRPLADLADGPLLADHTLGDRRVLPATAALGLLAGAVEAATGRTVTSASGFKVFKGVSWDEPDTQPPHHLRLSVEPAAGDGTETDVLASSVDATGRGRPAYSVRLGTADITAPAGRTDLAALARTAAPGRDATRLYGDGTLFHGPSLRGLRTVLAADERRLLVRARLTDQRPAPGAPGTRLHRPALADLLLQAVLVWVREQRGRACLPMEIGRVRLYAPLPSDADFLIAVEDVRPGRTGVTCTVTATDPDGRVLVVLEDVTAVEDTELESRFRQPGGRVAPVTV from the coding sequence GTGCGCTACCCACGTCTTGCCGAGACACCGATCGCGATCGTCGGGCTGGCGGGCCTGTTCCCCAAGTCGCGCGACCTGCGCGCCTTCTGGCACAACATCGTGGACGCCGCCGACTGCATCGAGGACGTCCCCGCGTCCCACTGGAACACCGGGGACTACTACGACCCCGACCCCGCCGCCGAGGACAAGACCTACGTCCGGCGCGGCGGCTTCCTGCCCGAGATCGCCTTCAACCCCATGGAGTTCGGGCTGCCGCCGAACACCCTGGAGGTCACCGACATCCTCCAGCTGCTCTCCCTCACCGTCGCCCGCGACGTACTGCGCGACGCGGGAACCGACCGGGCCGGCTGGTACGACGCCTCCCGCACCGGCGTCGTCCTCGGCGTCACCGGCGCCAACTCGCTGACCCAGCCGCTCTCCGCCCGGCTGCAGACCCCCGTCCTCAAGGAGGTCGTGCGCAGCGCCGGCCTCAGCGAGCAGGACGCGGAGGAGATCGCCGAGCGGTTCAAGAAGGCGTACATCCCGTGGGAGGAGAACTCCTTCCCCGGCATGCTCGGCAACGTCGTCGCCGGACGCATCGCCAACCGCTTCGACCTCGGCGGCATCAACTGCACCGTCGACGCCGCCTGCGCCAGCTCCCTCGCCGCCGTCAAACTCGCCGTCAGCGAGCTGATCGAGGGCCGCGCCGACCTGATGATCACCGGTGGCTGCGACGCCGAGAACACCATCCTCATGTACCTGTGCTTCAGCAAGACCCCGGCGTTCTCGAAGAGTCAGCTCATCCGGCCCTTCGACGAGTCCGCCGACGGCACGCTGATCGGCGAGGGCATCGGCATGCTCGCCCTCAAGCGGCTCGCCGACGCCGAACGCGACGGCGACCGCGTCTACGCCGTGCTGCGCGGCATCGGCACCTCCAGCGACGGCCGCTACAAGAGCATCTACGCGCCCCGCGCCGAAGGGCAGCAGCTCGCCCTGCGCCGCGCCTACGAGGACGCCGACGTGCCCGTGGGGTCCGTCGAACTCTTCGAGGCGCACGGCACCGGCACCGCCGTCGGCGACCACACCGAGCTGTCCGCCCTGTCCGCCGTGGTCTCCGCCGGCACCGACGACCACGGCTACGCCGCCATCGGCAGCGTCAAGTCGCAGATCGGGCACACCAAGGCCGCCGCGGGCGCCGCGAGCCTCATCAAACTCTCCCTCGCCCTGCACCAGAAGGTGCTGCCGCCCACCATCAACGTCGAGCAGCCCAGCGCCGCCGTCGACCCCGCGAGCACCCCGTTCTACGTCAACACCGAGGCCCGCCCCTGGATCGCGGACCCGGCCCGCGCCAAGCGGCGCGCCGCCGTCTCCTCCTTCGGCTTCGGCGGCACCAACTTCCACATGGTCCTGGAGGAGCACGCCCCGGCGCGCGGCGGCGACGCCCCCGTGCTCGGCCCCGTGGTCCGCTGGGGCCTGTGGCACGCCGCGGGACCCGAGGCCCTGGCCGCCCGCGTCGAGAACGGCGCCGGCCCCGACGAGGGCCCGATACCCGAGCAGCACGCCCGCCTCGGCATAGCCGCCCGCACCGACGCCGAGTTCGAGGAACTGCGCGCCACCGCCGTCGAGTTGCTGCGCGCCCGCCCCGACGCCGCGTCCTGGCAGCACCCCAAGGGCATCACGTACCGCCGCACCGCCCTGCCCGCCGGCACCAGGACCGCCGCCGTCTTCGCCGGACAGGGCAGCCAGTACGTCGGCATGGGCCGCGGCGCCGCCCTCGCCCTGCCGCCCGTGCGGGCCGCCTTCGACCGCGCCAACCGGCTCACCGAGGGCCCCGACACCCTCGCCCGCACCGTCTTCCCGCCGCCCGCCTTCACCGACGAAGCCCGCCGCGCCCAGGAGACGGCCCTGCGCCGCACCGACTACGCCCAGCCCGCCATCGGCGCCCTCGCCTCCGGCCAGTACGCCTGGCTGCGCGGACTCGGCTTCCGCCCCGACGGGGCCATCGGCCACAGCTTCGGCGAACTCACCGCCCTGTGGGCGGCCGGCGCCCTCGACGACGAGCAGTTCGCCACCCTGGCCCGCGCCCGCGGCCGGGCCATGGCCCCGCCCGACGACGCGCCCGCCGGGTTCGACCCCGGCGCCATGGCCGCCATCCGGGCGAGCCTCACCGAGGTGCAGGGCCTGGTCGCGACCTACCGCAACGTCGCCATCTGCAACATCAACGCCCCCGGCCAGATCGTCGTCGGCGGCCCCACCGAGGAGATCGAGCGGCTGGTCGCCGACGCCTCCGGCCGCCGGATCGGCGCCAAGCGGCTGCCCGTGTCCGCCGCCTTCCACACCGGGTTCGTCGCCCACGCCGCCGACGCCTTCCGCGAGGCCGTGGAGCGCACGGCGCTCGGCGCCCCCGCCATCCCGGTGTACGCCAACGCGCCCGGCTCCTCCTACGGCACCGACGCCGCCGCCAACCGGCGCACCCTCGTCGACCAGCTCCTGCACCCGGTCGACTTCGTCGCGGGCATCGAGCGCATGTACGCCGACGGCTTCCGCGTCTTCGTCGAGTTCGGCCCCAGGCGCGTCCTCACCGACCTCGTCGACCGCATCCTCGAAGGCCGCACCGACGTCGTCACCCTCGCCGTGGACGGCGGCCCGGCCAAGGACGGTGAACTCGCGATCAAGCGCGCCGCCCTCGAACTCGCCGTCCTCGGGCTGCCCCTCACCGGCCTCGACGACCACGTCGCCCCCGTCCCGGCCGAGCCCGTCCGCAAGGGCATGAGCATCCCGCTGCGCGGCGTCAACTACGTGACCCAAGAGCGCCGTACGGCCTACCGCGACGCCCTGGCGCGGCCCCTGACGCCCGTCTCGGCACCCCCGGGGCAGGAGAGCGGGGCCGGGACCGGCCTCGAAACCGTGCTCCGCGAGGGCCTCGCCCTCCAGGCGGAGATCCTCACCGCCCACGCCGACACCGTCCACGCCTCCGTCCGCGCCCTGGAGGACTCCGTACGGGCGGGCGCCCACCCCGACACGGAAGCCGCCGTACGGCTCATCCGCGAACACGGCGCCGCCATCGGCGCGGCCCACGACCGGTCCACCCGTCTGCTGCTGGACGCGCTGCGGGGGGAGGGGGAGCCGGCCGCGGAGCCCGGAATCGAGCCGGAGCCGCAGCCGCAGCCCGTGACGGCGCCGGACCACGAGCCCGAGACGCTGGTGGCGCCCGAGCCCGAGCCGGTGACGCTGGTGGTGCCCGAGCCCGAGCCTGAAGTTGCGGCTCCTGCTGTTGCCGTTTCCGGGGTGTTGGAGGCGTTGCTGGCGGCGGTGGCGGAGAAGACGGGTTATCCGGTGGAGATGCTGGAGCCGGGTATGGACGTCGAGGCCGACCTGGGGATCGATTCGATCAAGCGGGTGCAGATTCTGGGTGCGTTGCAGGAGGCGTATCCGGTGTCGGAGGACGTGGATCCGGAGGTCGTGGCCGAGTTGCGCACGCTGGAGGACATCGCCGGCTTCCTGGCTTCGTCCGTGACCGTCACCGCCGGGACGGCGGTGGCTCCGGAGGCCGAGCCCCAGCCCGAGCCCGAGCCTGGAGTAGCGGCTCCTGCTGTTGCCGTTTCCGGGGTGTTGGAGGCGTTGCTGGCGGCGGTGGCGGAGAAGACGGGTTATCCGGTGGAGATGCTGGAGCCGGGTATGGACGTCGAGGCCGACCTGGGCATTGATTCGATCAAGCGGGTGCAGATTCTGGGTGCGTTGCAGGAGGCGTATCCGGTGTCGGAGGACGTGGATCCGGAGGTTGTCGCCGAGTTGCGCACGCTGGAGGACATCGCCGGCTTCCTGGCTTCGTCCGTGACCGTCACCGCCGGGACGGCGGTGGCTTCGAAGGCCGAGCCCCAGCCCGAGCCGGAGCCTGGAGTAGCGGCTCCTGCTGTTGCGGTTTCCGGGGTGTTGGAGGCGTTGCTGGCGGCGGTGGCGGAGAAGACGGGTTATCCGGTGGAGATGCTGGAGCCGGGTATGGACGTCGAGGCCGATCTGGGGATTGATTCGATCAAGCGGGTGCAGATTCTGGGTGCGTTGCAGGAGGCGTATCCGGTGTCGGAGGACGTGGATCCGGAGGTTGTCGCCGAGTTGCGCACGCTGGAGGACATCGCCGGCTTCCTGGCCTCGTCCGTGACCGTCACCGCCGGGACGGCGGCGGCCCCCGCACCCCTCACCGTCGCCTACCCCGCCGCCCCCGGCATCGGCCGCACCTACGCCGAGACGGTGGAACTGCCCCCGCCGCACACCCTCGTCGGTGCCTACGCCGACGCCCGTACCGCGGTCCTCGTGCACGACGGCTCCATCCTCACCCGCGCGCTCGCCGGGGCGTTGCGCGGCGACGGCTGGCGGGTGGAGGTCGTCGCGCTGCCGGGCAGCGACCCGGTCGTGCCGGAGGCCGACGCCGTGCGGCAACTCGGGAGCTGGGAGGAGACCGAGCTGGCCGGGGCGCTGGTGAGCGGGCGGGCCGATCTGGTCGTCCAGATGGCGGCCGCCGCCGGACCCGAGTGGACCGAGGGGGCACGCCGCCTGGAGCACGGCCTGCTGGTGGCCAAGCACGCCCTGCCCGCGCTCGGCTCGGCGGCCCGGCAGGGCGGCCGGGCCGCGTTCGTCGCCGTCACCCGGCTCGACGGCGCCGGCGGACTGCGGGGCGGCGGGGACGGCTCCCCGCTGCTCGGCGGGATCGGCGGACTGGTGAAGACGCTCGCCGTCGAGGCACCGGAACTGTTCACCCGTACCGTCGACTTCGCCCCCGACCTGGCCCCGACCACCGCCGGCGCGCGCTTCCTCGAAGAGATCGCCGACCTGTCGCCCACGCCCGCCGACGTGGCGCACGACCCCTCGGGCCGCCGCACGATCGCCCCCTCCGCCGAACCGGCGCCGCCCCGCGCCACCGCCGTGCCGGAACTCACCACCGGTGACCTCCTCGTCGTCACCGGCGGCGCCCGGGGCATCACCGCGGACTGCCTGCACGCGCTGGTCTCCACCCGTCCCGTCGGCCTGCTGCTGCTCGGCCGCAGCCGGCCCGCACCCGAACCGGAGTGGGCCGCCGGGCAGGAAGGGCCCGCGCTGCGCGGGCTGATCGCCCGGCGGATGGCGGAGGGCGGACGCAGACCGCTGCCCCGCGAGGTGGAGGCGACGTACCGGGAGATCACCGCGGGCCGGGAGATCACCGCGAACCTCGGCCGGCTGACCGCCGCCGGGGCCCGCGTGGAGTACCTGAGCGTGGACATCACCGACGCCGCGGCCGTACGCCGGGAACTGACGCCGTACGCCGGTCGCGTCACCGGCGTCGTGCACGGGGCGGGCGTGCTCGCCGACCGGCTGATCGCGCAGAAGACCCCGGAGGAGATCCGCCGGGTGCTGGCCACCAAGCTGCTCGGCCTCGGCAACGTCCTGGACGTGCTGCGCGGCGTCGCCGACCTGCGGCACCTGGTGCTGTTCTCGTCCGTGGCCGGCTTCTTCGGCAACCGGGGGCAGTCCGACTACGCGATGGCCAACGAGGCGCTGAACCGGATCGCCGCCCGGCTGAAGCGGGAACTGCCCTCCGCCCGCGTGACCGCCGTGAACTGGGGCGCCTGGGACGGCGGGATGGTCACCGACGACCTGCGGGAGGTGTTCGCCTCGCGCGGCGTCGCCCTGGTGCCGGCCGCGACCGGGGCCGGGCTGTTCGCCGAGCAGTTCACGGCGCCGCACGCCCACGACACGGTCGTCGTCGCCGGACCGCTCACCCCGCTGTCCGCCCCGCCCCGGCCCCGCACCGGCGGGCCGCTGGTGGTGGACCGCCCGCTCGCCGACCTGGCCGACGGGCCGCTGCTCGCCGACCACACCCTCGGCGACCGGCGGGTGCTGCCCGCCACCGCGGCGCTCGGCCTGCTCGCGGGCGCCGTGGAGGCGGCCACCGGGCGCACCGTCACCTCGGCGAGCGGCTTCAAGGTGTTCAAGGGCGTCTCCTGGGACGAGCCGGACACCCAGCCGCCGCACCACCTGCGCCTGTCCGTGGAACCGGCCGCCGGCGACGGCACCGAGACCGACGTGCTCGCCTCCTCCGTCGACGCCACCGGCCGCGGCCGGCCCGCCTACAGCGTGCGGCTCGGCACCGCCGACATCACCGCCCCGGCCGGCCGCACCGACCTCGCCGCGCTCGCCCGCACCGCCGCACCCGGCCGGGACGCCACCCGCCTGTACGGCGACGGCACCCTCTTCCACGGCCCGTCGCTGCGCGGCCTGCGCACGGTCCTCGCCGCCGACGAGCGACGGCTGCTGGTCCGCGCCCGGCTCACCGACCAGCGGCCCGCGCCCGGGGCGCCCGGCACCCGGCTGCACCGCCCCGCCCTCGCCGACCTGCTGCTCCAGGCGGTCCTGGTGTGGGTGCGCGAACAGCGCGGGCGGGCCTGCCTGCCCATGGAGATCGGCCGGGTGCGGCTGTACGCCCCGCTGCCCTCCGACGCCGACTTCCTCATCGCCGTCGAGGACGTCCGGCCCGGCCGGACCGGCGTCACCTGCACGGTGACCGCCACCGACCCCGACGGCCGGGTGCTCGTCGTCCTGGAGGACGTGACGGCCGTGGAGGACACGGAACTGGAGAGCCGGTTCCGGCAGCCGGGCGGCCGGGTCGCCCCGGTGACGGTCTGA
- a CDS encoding NAD(P)/FAD-dependent oxidoreductase — protein sequence MTTRVAVVGAGIAGLSAAHHLPDDAEVTVYESQDRPGGHAHTVEVDEDGRPIGVDTAFVVFNARTYPELTAFFDKLGVTALDHTGGFDFFDLDRGLDYGTAEFELDESAIAARYPADFLPLWRDAERFHREAPRDFLRGRTDLSLGDYLDRGGYSDAFRYGYVVLLATAVWSVPAELIWEMPATTVIAFFMSHDPGGLGGRSVAWKTVAGGSVEYVRRVVAGLNGTVRTGTPVTRVREEDTEVVVTTAAGEERYDYAVLAAHADQTLAMLERPTPLQADVLGRVRYSSTRAILHTDPACMPPRRERWQSWNYGLKTVDGRPRTWVAYYMNALQGFTARHDYFVTLDSPIVPRDELVLRELPFSHPVIDLGVRAMQRTIYDVNAAGGRIKLAGSYFHAPRIGVDLIGSHEAGFVSGRKAAEAVARERGDHRPPHGERH from the coding sequence ATGACCACCCGTGTCGCTGTCGTCGGAGCCGGGATCGCCGGACTCTCCGCCGCCCACCATCTGCCGGACGACGCCGAAGTCACCGTGTACGAGAGCCAGGACCGGCCCGGCGGCCACGCCCACACCGTGGAGGTCGACGAGGACGGCCGGCCGATCGGCGTCGACACGGCCTTCGTGGTGTTCAACGCGCGCACCTACCCCGAGCTGACCGCGTTCTTCGACAAGCTCGGCGTGACCGCGCTGGACCACACCGGCGGCTTCGACTTCTTCGACCTCGACCGCGGCCTCGACTACGGAACCGCCGAGTTCGAGCTGGACGAGAGCGCGATCGCGGCCCGCTACCCGGCGGACTTCCTGCCGCTGTGGCGGGACGCCGAACGCTTCCACCGCGAGGCGCCCCGCGACTTCCTGCGCGGGCGCACCGACCTCTCGCTCGGCGACTACCTGGACCGCGGCGGCTACAGCGACGCCTTCAGGTACGGCTACGTGGTGCTGCTCGCCACCGCCGTCTGGTCGGTGCCCGCCGAACTGATCTGGGAGATGCCCGCGACCACGGTGATCGCCTTCTTCATGTCCCACGACCCCGGCGGCCTCGGCGGCCGCTCCGTGGCGTGGAAGACGGTCGCCGGCGGCAGCGTCGAGTACGTCCGCCGGGTCGTCGCCGGCCTGAACGGCACCGTCCGCACCGGCACCCCGGTCACCCGGGTGCGCGAGGAGGACACCGAGGTCGTCGTCACCACCGCCGCCGGCGAGGAGCGCTACGACTACGCCGTCCTCGCCGCGCACGCCGACCAGACCCTCGCGATGCTGGAGCGGCCCACCCCGCTCCAGGCGGACGTCCTCGGCAGGGTCCGCTACAGCTCGACCCGCGCGATCCTGCACACCGACCCCGCGTGCATGCCGCCCCGCCGGGAGCGCTGGCAGAGCTGGAACTACGGCCTGAAGACCGTCGACGGCCGCCCCCGCACCTGGGTCGCCTACTACATGAACGCCCTCCAGGGCTTCACCGCCCGCCACGACTACTTCGTCACCCTGGACTCACCGATCGTCCCGCGTGACGAACTGGTGCTGCGGGAGCTGCCGTTCAGCCATCCCGTCATCGACCTCGGCGTACGGGCCATGCAGCGCACGATCTACGACGTCAACGCGGCCGGCGGCCGGATCAAGCTGGCCGGTTCCTACTTCCACGCACCGCGCATCGGCGTCGATCTCATCGGCTCCCACGAGGCCGGGTTCGTCTCCGGACGGAAGGCGGCCGAGGCCGTCGCCCGCGAACGGGGGGACCACCGGCCGCCGCACGGCGAACGGCACTGA